Genomic window (Streptomyces sp. NBC_00078):
CCGTCCCACTGCTCCATGAACTCGGCGATCTGCTGCGGGGTGCTCATCCGGGAGTGGATGAACAGGGCGTCGGCGCCGGCCTCCACGTACGCGTGAGCCCGGGTCAGCGCCTCCTCCATCGGCAGGTTGGAGATCAGGGCCTCGGTCCGTGCCACCACCACGAAGTCGGAGTCGCGCTGGGTGTCCTTGCAGGCCCGGATCTTTCCGGCGAACTCCCCTACCGGGGCCAGCTGGTGACTGTCCCCGAAGAAGGAGTTCATCTTGGGGAAGACCTTGTCCTCGAAGCACACACCGGCCGCGCCGACCCGTTCGGCGCGGGCGGCGAAGCGGCGGGCGGTGTTGAAGTTGCCGTAGCCGGTGTCCCCGTCCACGAGGATGGGCACGCCGGGGGCGGCGTCCGTCATCGTGCCGACGAGGGTGAGCAGTTCGGTCCAGGACGCCTCGTCGCTGTCCCGGACACCGCGCGCGGTGGACATGCACAGACCGGAGGCCCACAGCACCTTGAAGCCCTCGGCGACGGCGATCCGTGCGCTCAGCCCGTCGTGCACGCCCATCAGCTGGCAGGTGCCGGGGCCGTGCAGCAACTCCTTGAGCGTGCTGCCGACGGATCCCGGGGTGGCCGAACCGTCACTCGCTGTCTGCTCCGTCGCGTTCATGGGTTCCTCCATTGCGGAACGTGCGTGGGAATTCATGGGGTTGTTCACCGGCTCTCAGGCCACACGGCCCTCGGCCGGCGGGATGTCGTCGCGCAGAACCGAGCGAACGCCCTCGGCGACGCGCCGGCGCAGGCTCTCCTCCGACTCCGCCGACAGGAACGCGCGATGGGAGCTGACGATCACGTCGTCGCGTTCCAGGAGCTTGCGGGCGACCGGGGACTGGTTGGGGTCCTCGGGCGAGAAGACGTCCGAGGCGAACCCGCCGAGGCGCTCGCTCTCCAGCGCGCGCAGCACACAGCCGGGGTCCACCAGGGCACCGCGCGCGGTGTTGACGAGGAAGGCGCCCGGTTTCACCCGGTCCAGTGCGGAACCGCTGATCAGGTTCCTGGTCTCGTCTGTGAGCGCGGTGTGCAGGACTACGGCGTCGCAGCGTTCGAGTAGTTCCTCCAGAGAGCCGACCGGGACGACGCCGTGGCCGGCCATCACGTCGGCGTGGACATGGGGGTCCACGGCGAGCACCTGGCCGTAGAACGCCTGGAGTTTGCGGGCAGTGGCGCGGCCGATGCGGCCGAAGCCGACGATGCCCACGGTGCGAGCCGAGGTACGGCGCGGGATGCCGCCGCGGTGGATGCCCCACCGGTCCGCCCGCACCAGACGGTCCTGGACACTGACCCCCCGCTCCAGGGCCAGCAGCAGGGCGAGGGTGTGGGTGCTGACCTCGTCGCCGCAGTAGTCGGGGACGTTGAAGCCGATGATGCCGGTGCGGGCGAGCAGTGGTGCGTTGAGGTTGTCCACGCCCACGCCGCTGCGGGCGACGACCTTGCAGCCCGGCGAGACTGCGTCGACCAGTTCCGGGGTGACCTGGCACCGGTAGATGACGAGGGCGTCCGCCCCACGCACGAACTTCAGGAAGCGGTCCCCGGAGGTGACGTAGGAGTCCTCGAACAGGCCGAGTTCGATGTCGGCGTCCGGGCCGAGAACGGAGCGTTCGACGGCCGCCAGGGCGGGGTCGGGACGCCCGTCGGCGTCCAGAGCCCAGGCGGGGTCGGTGTAGACGACGCGCACGGGTCTCCTCCTAGTTGTCGTAACCCCAGCCGGCGACGTCATGCCGGCCCCGGCGCAGCGTGGCCGCGGGCTCGAAGGTGTTGGTCAGCTCCAGCCAGTCCTGGTAGCCGAGGTGGGCGCCGGAGCCGAACTTCAGCACCGTGCCGGTGCCGTGCCAGCGGTGCCGGACGAAGGGGCCGGTCCATGCCGAGCCGTCGGGCTCCAGCGCCGCCGAGGAGGGGCCGTCGGGTCCGTCCCATTCGAGGGTGAGCCGGCCCTCCGTCACGATGTAGTGGTTCTCGGCGTGGTCGATCAGGTCGGCAGCGCCGCCGTCGGAGTCGACCCGCAGGAAGGTGCCGACGAGATCGGGCAGGTGGGCGGCGGAGGCCATCGAGGCGGCCTCGTAGGTGCCCCAGGCGCGGCGGGAGCGGCGGGAGTCGTCGACCGTCGTCCAGGTCTTGCCGACTCCGTCGTGCTGGTCGTCGGCGGGCAGCAGGACCCGGTAGTCGAAGCCGACGGCCCTGCCCAGCCGCCGCAGCACGTCCGTTCCCACCGCGGAGTCGGGCGAGCGCAGTGCTTGTTCCAGGTCGGCCGGGTTCACTCCGGCAGCCTCGGCGGCGGACGCGCGGGTGTGGACCCGGCGGGCCAGGAAGAGGTCCAGGACCGAGCCGGCGGTCACCTTGCCGGACAGGGCCTTCAGCGCCTCCTCGAACGCTTCCGCGGACCAGCCGTTGGCCTCCGTCATCAGGGGGGAGATGTTCGACTGGGCGGTGTAGGAGACGATCCGGGCCGGTGCGTCGCCGGCCAGCGAGTAGCTGTGCGGGCAGTACGACGGCTCGACGTAGGAGTCACCGGTGATCCAGCGGTCGGTGCCCCCGTTGGCGTGCAGGACGCGCCAGTTCTGCGGGGTGATCTCCTCGCCCCACCTGCCGTTGATGTCCCCGGGGCCGAGGTTGACGGTGATGGCCGGTTCGAGGTGGCCGTTGTTGAGGGCGGGCAGCCGGTCGGCCGGGCAGAGGATGTCGAGCACCACGGGGGCGACCCGGCCCTCCGGCGCGGCCAGCGTGTAGTAGTTGTAGAAGTGGATGCCGTCGCGCTGGATGGGGCGGCGGGAGGCGTGCATGTCGTCCGCCGACTTGTGCACCACGGTCAGATCGCGGTGTGCTTCGCCGGCCAGCTGGGAGAGTTCGACGCTCAGGGCCCCGGCGAGGGCGTCCGCCGCCGCCTGGCCGAGATCGTGTCGCTCGTCGCCGAGCAGGCGGCGCAGGTCGTCCAGTGGCAGCCCGGCGCGGTCGGCGGTCTGGGCAGCCGTGTACTTGCGGGCGTTCATCCAGTGAGCGACCTTGAACGGGTCTATCCGCATATCTCCTCCGTTTCCGATCGTTCGCCCAGGAGCCGGCTGAGGGACTCGTGGTTCAGCCGGCGGGGATTGTCGTGGCAGCGGGGGTACGACACGGCTTCGGCCGCCACCCTCCGGTGGTCGGCGGCGAGTTCGTCGTAGGAGGGCAGTCCGCAGGCGGCGATGAAGCGCTCGACTCGGGCCGCGGCCCGGGCCGGCGTGCCGCCGAGCGGTGCGGCGAGGGAGTCGATCACCCGGCGTACGTGGCCTGCACCCCGCGGATCGACGCAGTCGTCCGGGGACACGGCGTGGTTGTGGCGCAGCAGGCGGCCCAGCGTCACCCCGCAGGCGTGGCCGTGGGCCAGGCCCAGCCGGAGCGTCAGGGGGTAGGAGATGGCGTGACACGAGGAGGTCTGGGCCAGGGCGATGGCCCGCCCGGAGTGGTGGGCGGCGCGCTGGAGACCGAGCCATGCCTCGCCGTCCGGGGTGCCGTCCTGGACGCGGTCGAGGACCTCGGCCACCAGGGTCACGGCGGAGGTGCCCCAGTGGATCGACTCCGGTGTCGAGCGGATCGACCAGGACGCCTCGGCCCCCTGGCAGAGGGCGTCCAGGATGCCCGTGGCGAGGTCGCGGCGCCCGAGTCCGGCCAGCAGCTCGGGGGCGAGCACGGCGGCGCGCGGGCGTACGCCGGGTCCGGTGAGCGACAGTTTCCGCCGGTGCCGGAGGTCCCACAGGGTGGCGAAGGGCGTGGCCTCGGCGCCGGTCCCGGCGGTGGTGGGGATCGCCACGACCTTGAACGGGGCGGTGGGATCGTCGGGCACCGGCCCGGCCGCGCAGGCCTGGCGGACCTGGTCCGCGTCCAGCGGACCCCGCTGGGAGAGGGCTGCCGCCGCTTTCACCGCGTCCATGACGGTTCCGCCGCCGATCGCCACCACCGTGTCCGCCCGGATCGCCCGCAGTTGACGGACGAGCGTGGCGACACTGTCCGGAGTGGTCGGTCCTTCGTGCACCACGACCGTGGGATCGAGAGGGCGCAGGGCGTCCGTCAGCCGGGGGGCCCAGGACCGTCCGGCGAAGCCCGGACCCACGAC
Coding sequences:
- the aepX gene encoding phosphoenolpyruvate mutase, with amino-acid sequence MNATEQTASDGSATPGSVGSTLKELLHGPGTCQLMGVHDGLSARIAVAEGFKVLWASGLCMSTARGVRDSDEASWTELLTLVGTMTDAAPGVPILVDGDTGYGNFNTARRFAARAERVGAAGVCFEDKVFPKMNSFFGDSHQLAPVGEFAGKIRACKDTQRDSDFVVVARTEALISNLPMEEALTRAHAYVEAGADALFIHSRMSTPQQIAEFMEQWDGSAPILIAPTTYHTPSLDDFAALGVAGCIWANHSMRAAFSAMRDVCQQIRTDRGIFGVEERVAPLKEIFGLLDYESLEKDENRYTQAPGLAPVQG
- a CDS encoding C-terminal binding protein, with the protein product MRVVYTDPAWALDADGRPDPALAAVERSVLGPDADIELGLFEDSYVTSGDRFLKFVRGADALVIYRCQVTPELVDAVSPGCKVVARSGVGVDNLNAPLLARTGIIGFNVPDYCGDEVSTHTLALLLALERGVSVQDRLVRADRWGIHRGGIPRRTSARTVGIVGFGRIGRATARKLQAFYGQVLAVDPHVHADVMAGHGVVPVGSLEELLERCDAVVLHTALTDETRNLISGSALDRVKPGAFLVNTARGALVDPGCVLRALESERLGGFASDVFSPEDPNQSPVARKLLERDDVIVSSHRAFLSAESEESLRRRVAEGVRSVLRDDIPPAEGRVA
- the hepD gene encoding 2-hydroxyethylphosphonate dioxygenase — protein: MRIDPFKVAHWMNARKYTAAQTADRAGLPLDDLRRLLGDERHDLGQAAADALAGALSVELSQLAGEAHRDLTVVHKSADDMHASRRPIQRDGIHFYNYYTLAAPEGRVAPVVLDILCPADRLPALNNGHLEPAITVNLGPGDINGRWGEEITPQNWRVLHANGGTDRWITGDSYVEPSYCPHSYSLAGDAPARIVSYTAQSNISPLMTEANGWSAEAFEEALKALSGKVTAGSVLDLFLARRVHTRASAAEAAGVNPADLEQALRSPDSAVGTDVLRRLGRAVGFDYRVLLPADDQHDGVGKTWTTVDDSRRSRRAWGTYEAASMASAAHLPDLVGTFLRVDSDGGAADLIDHAENHYIVTEGRLTLEWDGPDGPSSAALEPDGSAWTGPFVRHRWHGTGTVLKFGSGAHLGYQDWLELTNTFEPAATLRRGRHDVAGWGYDN
- a CDS encoding phosphonoacetaldehyde reductase, with the protein product MTGTAPGALVVAEGIGEIARVIERLTGPPRRTPRVAQVVGPGFAGRSWAPRLTDALRPLDPTVVVHEGPTTPDSVATLVRQLRAIRADTVVAIGGGTVMDAVKAAAALSQRGPLDADQVRQACAAGPVPDDPTAPFKVVAIPTTAGTGAEATPFATLWDLRHRRKLSLTGPGVRPRAAVLAPELLAGLGRRDLATGILDALCQGAEASWSIRSTPESIHWGTSAVTLVAEVLDRVQDGTPDGEAWLGLQRAAHHSGRAIALAQTSSCHAISYPLTLRLGLAHGHACGVTLGRLLRHNHAVSPDDCVDPRGAGHVRRVIDSLAAPLGGTPARAAARVERFIAACGLPSYDELAADHRRVAAEAVSYPRCHDNPRRLNHESLSRLLGERSETEEICG